Proteins from a single region of Dictyostelium discoideum AX4 chromosome 5 chromosome, whole genome shotgun sequence:
- the sgkD gene encoding sphingosine kinase related protein, which produces MNPSFGQVNSTLFTKDEAENEDKIIRINNNNNNNNNNNNNNNNNNNNNININNQKENKNELSIINTIKTPVIWVVGVLIYFYFILFQLFSTGLSSMGYDTMPLTNRVLNKRLVRLIPNNLRKRNKQIGLIYNRSGGINLTINNNTNNSTNNSINNSTNNNNNTISSSYSSDRKSFNILRKVHFKRNFIVFISITDSDRSAINVFNKVRPMFDNNQIGLSVFETENKSDTFRISYRIQQTEFDGIVCVGDDNLIHDVVNCIFNKQDYNINRHIPIGIIPSGKKNGFSNSLGITSPEMATKIIIQGNVNYIDIMSASPIRNTNQLSFPNHHQNQRNLIINNNNNNGIDIYQQNNNNNNNNINNNNNNNNNNNNNNNNNNNNNNNNNNNNNNNNNNNNNQNLNNYNNIFFNEFKVYSILYIGWGVISFRDKFKPWSSNIKPWLLSSIYSKFSKFSLNNFASSLYFLPSPHFPNIQNNINNNNNNNNNNNNNNNDKDGLFENQNSLYCNKKSICDGCIKKYIDYDFQGKRSSKDFSDWKLVEGIDDTIDKNYNNNDGDDGDDNNGISYFLAGNLSHISKNFKAFPYSHFSDGFLDLLISNQNDKKKLNQLIYDSNPSKDLFPDENSGNLESWKTSYYCKTKEIIINVKNQDIPLSIDGELFDIKEFGSSTIKVQSHRGLCAIFSLSQ; this is translated from the exons atgaaccCTTCTTTTGGACAGGTCAATAGTACACTTTTTACAAAGGATGAAGCAGAAAATgaagataaaataattagaattaataataataataataataataataataataataataataataataataataacaataataatattaatattaataatcaaaaagagaataaaaatgaattatcaataataaatacaattaaaactCCAGTTATTTGGGTAGTTGGagtattaatttatttttattttattttatttcaattattttcaactGGTTTATCATCAATGGGATATGATACAATGCCTTTAACTAATAgggttttaaataaaa GGTTAGTCAGATTAataccaaataatttaagaaaaagaaataaacaaatagGATTAATATATAATCGTAGTGGTGGTATCAATTTAactatcaataataataccaataatagtACAAATAATAGTATCAACAATagtaccaataataataataatacaattagtAGTAGTTATAGTAGTGAtagaaaatcatttaatattttaagaaaagttcattttaaaaggaattttatagtttttatatCGATAACTGATAGTGATAGATCAGCAATAAAtgtatttaataaagttAGACCAATGtttgataataatcaaattggATTATCTGTATTTG agACAGAAAATAAATCAGATACATTTAGGATATCATATAGGATTCAACAAACTGAATTCGATGGTATAGTTTgtgttggtgatgataatcTTATACATGATGTTGTCAATTGTATATTCAATAAACAAGATTATAACATCAATAGACATATACCAATTGGTATAATACCAAGTGGTAAAAAGAATGGATTTTCAAATAGTTTAGGTATAACATCACCTGAAATGGCAACTAAAATCATAATACAAGGAAATGTAAATTATATAGACATTATGTCTGCTTCACCAATTAGAAATACAAATCAATTATCTTTTccaaatcatcatcaaaatcaaagaaatctaattattaataataataataataatggtattgatatttatcaacaaaataataataataataataataatattaataataataataataataataataataataataataataataataataataataataataataataataataataataataataataataataataataataataataatcaaaatttaaataattataataatatattttttaatgaatttaaagtttATAGTATTTTATATATTGGATGGGGTGTAATTAGTTTTAGagataaatttaaaccatggagtagtaatattaaaccatggttattatcatcaatttattcaaaattttcaaaattctctttaaataattttgcatcttctttatattttttacctTCTCCTCATTTCCcgaatattcaaaataatattaataataataataataataataataataataataataataataatgataaggatggtttatttgaaaatcaaaattcattatattgtaataaaaaatcaatttgcGATGGATGTATAAAGAAATATATAGATTATGATTTTCAAGGTAAAAGATCTTCAAAAGATTTTAGTGATTGGAAATTAGTTGAAGGTATTGATGATACAATTGATaagaattataataataacgatggtgatgatggtgacgATAATAATGGGATATCATATTTTTTAGCTGGTAATCTAAGTCATATATCAAAGAATTTTAAAGCATTTCCATATAGTCATTTTTCAGATggatttttagatttattaattagtaatcaaaatgataaaaagaaattaaatcaattaatttatgatTCAAATCCATCAAAAGATTTATTCCCAGATGAAAATTCGGGAAATCTTGAATCTTGGAAAACTTCCTACTATTGTAAAACTAAAGAAATCATTATAAATGTTAAAAATCAAGATATCCCTCTTAGTATCGATGGTGAATTATTTGACATTAAAGAGTTT
- the med21 gene encoding hypothetical protein, protein MDLITQLQDKLDHLLYVFGTCIGVLQRDAPPSFFNNPQNQQQQQQQQQQQQQQQQQQQQQQNPQTQQQLPPPPPPPPQQQQQQQQQQQQQQQQQQQQQQQQPQPTEEWDAPSKMALQVIETSKVIESYIEKLPGFDKTEDQQYEDLKNLNTQSKQVSNELLSSRRDAIELLKMVKESILYISEESKNEEIDQQPMQQ, encoded by the exons atggaTCTTATAACTCAGTTACAGGATAAATTAGATCATTTATTATATGTTTTTGGCACATGCATTGGTGTTTTACAACGTGATGCACCTCCTTCATTCTTCAATAATCCtcaaaaccaacaacaacaacaacaacaacaacaacaacaacaacaacaacaacaacaacaacaacaacaacaaaacccccaaacacaacaacaattaccaccaccaccaccaccaccaccacaacaacaacaacaacaacaacaacaacaacaacaacaacaacaacaacaacaacaacaacaacagcagcaaccaCAACCAACAGAAGAATGGGACGCACCCTCAAAAATGGCGTTGCAAGTTATTGAGACATCAAAAGTTATTGAGTCTTATATTGAAAAGTTACCAGGTTTTGATAAAACAGAGGATCAACAATATGAGgatcttaaaaatttaaatacacAATCAAAACAAGTTTCAAATGAATTGTTATCATCTAGAAGAGATGCCA tcgaattattaaaaatggttaaagaatcaattttatatatatcaGAAGAATCtaaaaatgaagaaattgaTCAACAACCAATGCAACAgtaa